In one Alnus glutinosa chromosome 12, dhAlnGlut1.1, whole genome shotgun sequence genomic region, the following are encoded:
- the LOC133852345 gene encoding NRR repressor homolog 1-like — MEGSANRKRKISHDEDQEEDDEQKIEKFFALIKNLREARDRLMNGSNGFNGTDQNKRDKMKKVEEQKQTHAVWKPSFQREDFVEEVAAPFKNPPVTALVGSSSQRGGGGGNKENDTDGLDLRLSL; from the coding sequence atggAGGGTAGTGCAAACAGGAAGAGAAAGATTAGCCATGATGAAGATCAGGAGGAAGACGATGAACAAAAGATAGAAAAGTTCTTTGCTCTTATCAAGAATCTTCGCGAGGCTCGTGACCGTCTGATGAATGGCTCGAATGGATTCAACGGGACAGATCAGAACAAAAGAGACAAGATGAAGAAAGTCGAGGAACAGAAGCAGACTCATGCAGTTTGGAAACCCTCGTTCCAACGCGAAGATTTCGTGGAAGAGGTGGCAGCTCCGTTCAAAAACCCTCCGGTGACGGCGTTAGTGGGTTCTTCTTCTCAAagaggtggaggaggaggtaATAAAGAAAATGATACGGACGGCTTAGACCTAAGGCTTTCACTCTAG
- the LOC133883025 gene encoding uncharacterized protein LOC133883025, whose translation MEGAGEKRKICNEDEEDDEQKIEQFFAIIRNIREARERLRNNSDVKKKKQKLVEEEMKKIQVWKPTFERGDFMEEEADHDHRHHQLKTIVGSSHHGDEGTKKEDHQDKEELDLKLSL comes from the coding sequence ATGGAGGGTGCAGGCGAGAAGAGGAAGATATGCAATGAAGATGAGGAGGATGATGAACAAAAAATAGAGCAGTTTTTTGCTATTATCAGGAACATCAGAGAGGCTCGTGAGCGTTTAAGGAATAACTCGgatgtaaagaaaaagaagcagaaattagttgaagaagagatgaagaaaatCCAAGTCTGGAAGCCCACTTTCGAACGTGGAGACTTCATGGAAGAGGAAGCTGATCATGATCATCGTCATCATCAGCTCAAAACCATTGTGGGTTCTTCTCATCACGGAGATGAAGGAACAAAGAAAGAAGATCATCAGGACAAAGAAGAGTTGGACCTAAAGCTTTCTCTTTAA
- the LOC133852050 gene encoding protein NIM1-INTERACTING 1, producing MENHDKSTARVIGKDEQEEEVKMEKFFALMRSFREARNYYRRKELNELEKKRKSNKKMKMMGGGDHQQQQSSCWVPKFEKEDFTNEVEFRRPPLVFPAPCSKENAKKGEGEDGLDLKLTL from the coding sequence ATGGAGAATCATGACAAGAGTACTGCGAGAGTAATTGGGAAAgatgaacaagaagaagaggTCAAGATGGAGAAGTTTTTTGCTCTGATGCGAAGCTTTAGAGAGGCGCGTAATTACTACAGAAGAAAGGAACTGAACGAGttggagaagaagaggaagagcaacaagaagatgaagatgatgGGTGGTGGAGATCATCAGCAGCAGCAATCGAGTTGCTGGGTTCCTAAGTTCGAGAAAGAGGATTTTACCAATGAGGTTGAGTTTAGAAGGCCTCCTCTTGTCTTTCCGGCTCCCTGTAGCAAAGAGAATGCCAAGAAAGGTGAAGGAGAGGATGGTCTGGACCTCAAACTCACCCTCTGA